The nucleotide sequence TTTATTCAATATGTAGCAAATTCAAGCATATGGTTTCTTGACTTAGTCCCAAAATCCATATACAATTCATGAAGTTTTTTCCATTGTAAAGAATTAGTCAGATGACGAAGTTGACCGTCACATTTTCTCTCATCTTCATGTCATTTAATATTGTTTGTATCATTTACATCGATGGACAATCGTATTCCTCAAAATATAACGGATCAACATTCAAACATTTAACACGAGAATGGAGAGTTTTACAAAAACATATTGTATAAATTCATCTACTTCTTTCTCATATGCTTCACTCAAACATTTAGTATTCATTCAACTACAATTTGTGATTACTAATATACATCTACAAATTTTAAGTTAAAGGGTTAATTATAGTCAAACTTAGAGCATCTCCAACACGGATTTTATCATTGGTATCATTGGTTTTCAAATACTATGCTACTATTTCATACTTGTTTCCATCGAATCATATCTACTTGGAAATATGAGTTCTATAAAAAAGTGAAGACCGATATATTTAAGTTGTTGTTCCATacgaatataacattaattatgCTTGCAATTAACCAACAAGAGAATTAAATAAGCTATTGTAAGATATGAGTTGcttaaatttaaatatgcacGACTGAAGTAAAAATATTGTGGATTGTATTAAAGTGATGTGGAAAAGTAGTACTCACTAAATGAGAGATAAATAACCTAAGATGGGTTACTTAAATTATATACACCCTCCGATCCTTTATATGTGACGTTTTTTGCCTTTTCACTACAACCAAGGCAGCTGATAAATAGCTCTCTCTTTCCTTGTCTACCCTTATTTAATCTAGTACTCCTTTTTCTAGATACCAACCATTTTGATTGAAAACAAGTATCCTTGGTATCAGCTGTTCATGTGATATAAATGCATCACGTTTTACAATTGCTATAGTGCTTGGGAAGCCTAAAAGACACAAGAAACTTTCATTACTAATCAcgctttttctttcaaatttttattcttttgtttctgAAATTTTGAAAGGAGTAACAAATAAACTTTCCCTCCAACTTAATTTTTGATTTAAACTTCCCTCCAACTTTGTTAATCAAAATTTATCCTTcccaccaaaacaaaattaaaatcaccaatagttgaaatatatatatatatatggcagtTTGCAGAATTTAAAACTCATCAAATATGACTTCAAACattacaaaattttcattgtgtGATATAGATTTAAATGTTGAATTTACACCTTTGCCAGATCTTAATATTGATGCAGAAGAAATATTTTCTCATGAAGAGGCTGAAGAGTTCAACAATGATAATATTGGTATTGTAGTTGTTCATTTATGTGCAGTTAGCTTTGTCACCTTTGTAACACTACtaattgttgttttcttattcttctagtattgttttttttccaacaattaaattgtggcTGAAGAGTTCCACCATGTGCTTTGTCTTGTACTCCATCACATGAGCTAAATGTCTTCCACTATTTATTCTCCATACATATGTCATTACGTGAAACAATTGCGTATGAATGAGGATATGCCTTCATCTAACAATCACCAACACATGCGCTTTAATATAGATTTTTGAAACGATTTATTTTATGtgtacagaaaaaaaaataggcttatttcattaagaatttttttcttaatattgtgtgttatattgatttatattttagcatctcaccattttatttttcatgcaAGGAGCAATTCAAGAAAATATTGAAGTCACATACCATGATTTGGACAATGGCATAGATATGAATTTGGGAGACAACATAGACCATGAGTTGGACAATGGtaagttatttttctttaactcattcattaataattttttcttaatattgtGTGTTGaactaatttatattttagcATCTCACCATTTTAGCATCttaccattttatttttaattcaaggATCAATTCAAGAAAATATTGAAGTCACGGACCATGATTTGAACAATAGCATAGATATGAATTTGGGAGACAACATAGACCATGAGTTGGACAATGGtaagttatttttctttaactcattcattaataattttttcttcattgttgttCAAAGAGTCTTTcattatttcttcttctatgtTGCCCAATGAATTTTCCACTCTTTTTTCTCCATTGTTGTTCAATGATCCTTCCACTGTTTTCTCTTGTTTCATGGATTCTTTGGTTTGTTCCATTACATCTATGGGTAGTTCCTTTTTCATGGTTAGTGTACATATTTAAAGAGCCAAAATTGTGGATTTCCAAATTCTTGGAACAAGCCGAGTGCTATGGGTAGTACTCCTTGCATTTATTAGTAGAAAGCCTCGGTAAAATAATCTAACGGATGAATTGGATTAGGCTATAGTCATTGACTATGCAATTAATGTATAAAATGTGGCGATTTAGAGGTTAAGGGTATAATAGACATATTACAACTTTAAACTCTAAAAGTGACACTTATATAGGAACAAAATTTTTtcccaaaagtgacacttataaaggaacggagggagtataatattGGATTGGATTGGCAGGGCCGGCCCAAAGCAAGAGCATCCAGGCCCATGGCTCAGGGCCTCCAAATTTTGGGggcccaaatttttttttttttttatgcatataaGGCCATAaaatgttacatatatttgtttAGCGAAAATTTTAGAATTGTTGCGATGGTCCAGTGGTTGAAAGATATGTGCGTGGGCTTCTCATTCTCGATTCTACTTCCAggaattacttttttattattatgtttttgcaATTAAGCATAATTGCATAAGTGTGCCTCCCAGCAAATTcttgcaattaaaataaatgataatatttttgaattttttgtgcatttttttattggagGGGCCAATTTTTAAGATTGCATCAGGGCCTCCGGATTGTTTAAGACGACCCTATGGATTATGCTCTTAGTATGACCTTCTACAAAATTCTAAGACAACCCCTTTGCTTGCTGATGGATTAGCTGTTGATGGGAAAGTAAGAAGTTAAcaacataattttcaaattcattggACCATCCACAATGAAGCTCCTCTATTTAGGTATTTAAGTGAGTCTCACATATAAACATcgtctattttaaaatttttaatgtaaGTACCTGTAAACACTCAAAATTCGGATGAGATCTTCTAAAAAACCCAGaaattcaaatgaaataaatgcCTCAAAAATTGATCTTCCTTGTGAACCCATATGTTTTCTTCAAACCAAAatcttctaaaataaaaaactaaatctAAAGGTTGGTTTATTTGCACAATTCGTCAAACCGCATCttcattcaaaaaatcaaaactgaaacaaactgatttcaatttgattttaattttgagtTCGATTATGTGTTACAGATTCGTGTGAATGAGGAACAAGGAGGTTTTCGATTCCAATCTCCTCCATCTTTGTGTTTCGATTTAAGTTGgtgttttgataaattttggtgatgagatgatgatgtttgttttttgtttctggAATCTTTTTTCTAGTttgtttgagagaaaaaaattatgggtTGTTTGTGAGTGagtgatgaagatgatgttgaaagagaaaatgaatCTTAATGGAGAAAATGATGCAAATTTAAAtcgaagagaaaaaaaaaaacacgtgttgattttatcaatttgataaattcatgtttttttttttttggtcttacaTGTGTATTTGGTTTTAATGTTgtgttttatttgatattttatttttataattctaTGGTTTTTTCTATGTGATGAAGATATGAACATCATGAATGAAgaatttgggttttttttttatttatgaaaaaaaaattggccatTGGAATTTTTGATGAAtgtatgaagatgatgatgaagatgaggagggaagaagatgaagaaatgttaaaaaaaatagatgtttgTGATGCAATGTTGGTCCACCTAATACATTTTGAGTTAAAGTTAACTGACATGGATCAAATTGTCTGACGGAGCATATTTGAGGGACCAAACGGAAATTTtttagagttaagggaccaaattgaaaacaacaaataagttaaaggaccatttataaaattaagcctattttttaaaagtacaTAAAGCAGCCCCCTAAAGTGTTGTTTCTGGCTCCCCCGATGTCCTTCCTCATTTCAAGTTGTCTCAAAACTTCAAAACCATTTCTCAAAATCCCAAACTCCCAAAACTCGTTTCCAATATttccttttccaccaaaaaccaCTTCCAAAACATCATATTTCACAAGTTTCGAAATCATAAAAGTCCCAATTTTCCTTCTCTGCAGGAGGACATGGCGCCATCGTTTCTGGGAAAGCTATTTGATGCAGCTGCTCCTTAATAAGTATCTTCGTATTGTAATCAGCATTGTTAAACCGaatctgaaaataaaaataaaaaaatgaaatgagaaTTTGTTTCGTCCAGAAGGGCCGATTCGGACGTGTGAAATACCAGCACAGAATTACTATTGAATCAAACCTGAATCGCTTCCAACTCTGGCAAAATAGATATATCTGAACAATCTTCCTTTGGCACACCGTCATCATCAACCAACTCTTCAGATTTTGGACCCTTCATAGACTTGTTATACCTTGAACGTGCATTATAAATCTGCTTGATAGTAATCCCATCGTCAGCTCTTCTTTTCTTCAAAGTCATAAGAATATTTTTTGGACGGACAGTGTTATTTGTCATCTCATGAACGAGTTTCATCTCTTCCTCGTTTAAACGGCCTGCAATAGGATTATCTTCTAAATTTTCCATCATCTCATGATTGTGTTTTCCACACATTACGGTAAGTTCCCATACACCAGAGGACAAAAAATAACCCCGCAATCTGAATGGACACTCACATTTTTTGAATCTTGTGTCTTGGCGATTCGAGTGCTTCTTATATACACCACTCCTTTTGCATTCAAGTAGAAGAGTTTGTGTTCCTCTATTATTTGACTTTGAAATAACAATACCAAACCCTAACTTGGTTGCTTCACCTCGAACCCATTTCAGCAGGTCATCTCGAGTAGTAAATTCTTTATCGGTGGCAAAGTGTTTAGCGAAATCAAGAGACTCATCGACTGGTTCAGCAATGTCAGGCTTCAAATCAGCAGAGGGATCCTCCATACCTGAAATGGTATCGTGTTCGTGAGAAAAATAGGCTTATACAGTAAGTACACATTCTGAGTTGGCCCATTTGGAccctttttaaaatgaaaagattGGCTTATTCAAACGATACCAGTAATACGTAAAAACAAAACGcaaaagaaacaattagaagGAAATTAGAGTCACGTTTCATTTGCTTTCAAATGAAAATTGTGTAAATATAATCAATGGGATTATAGGAATGAGTAATGAAACACACATTTTGTAAAATAAGGGTTTTATTTAGAGTGATTTTAAATAAGAGTTGAAGATGACGGGTttcaaatatatcatatatatgctTTCGAGTGTTTGacataaactcaaaaataacataaacactCAAAATTTGGCTAACAATATTCCTGTTATGACTACAAAGTTAATTACAAGTCATACGGCATCAACTTTTCAACAGGCCCAACCGGAAGGTTTACTAATAGACTAACATCAATTGACATACTTGATAACATGATGAAATCCATACTAAAAGAAGTTACGTATCAAGGCTGCATATTCATTTACCCAATTGAGAAAATTCACTAAAgagaaaatcaacttttttcctAAATGCTGTTAAGAGGCAAATTAAAATTTGGCAAATGCAACAACTAAAAACATGTAAGAAAAACaatttacataaaataaaaatgatacaGTAATAGTGACAAAATAGCACTATCGGGTTGAGTACTAAAAACCTGTGTTAAAGTTCTATAAAATATTGCTTTTCTAATATCCTgcatttataaaattacaaagCAAATCCCATTTTGCATTTGTAAAAATGAAGTTTAAAAATACAAAGCAAATATGATTCCACACTTATAAAAATGCATAGTTCTCTCTCCAAATacttagaagaaaaaaagaatacaGTGTTCAATGTGGCTCAAAAGTTCCTGGTGATATTTGATCAGCGCGTCCTGGTGAAATTTGATCAGCGCGTTCATGGAATATTGACACTTGATGTCATTTCCCTAGCTGTTCAGGCAATGCAAGCAAATTAACATTATCACCTTAACAAGCTGATTGTAGTTAatgaatttgttgatttttttcaaGACTTTATCTCTATGCATAAAAAACTTACACACTCGACTCCTATGCCAAAATAAGAGGATCGATCAGACTCGAAAACTAAATAATTTACCAGAACATTCTTAATTTCCTTGAACCAAATTCATGAACAGAAAATGTTATTGTCTTATAAATTAAAGACTTGTACTGGAACAAAAGAACAAGGCACAACCAAATATAACACAAGGAGCATAACATTCTGAACCAATGTGGTTTTGGGTTTAATTAGCAAGAAGAGTTATTTTACACATGCTTAAAGAACAAATATAAGAAGAGAGCTAAATCTCATCCACAATCTACACTCTTTCAATATTCATTCTACAAACTtaataataaaaacacatgaagtctaaaaccaagaaaaatatgaataataagATGCAACAAAAGCTAAATATCAGCCAGAATCTACATTCTTTCAATATTCATCCAACAAACTTGATAATAAAAACACAGATTCTGAAACAAAGAATGATATGAATAATAAgatacaacaaaacaaaaaccttaCCTTTTGCTAGGGTAGAACAAAGAAACAACATAGATGCAAGAAGGGAAATGAAACccaaaattttaagttttgcaATTGCAAATCTAAACACCAAATTTGcggaaataaaacaaaatgaaaaacacGGAAATGACAAGTGTATTGTATCTTATTGGAaagaacaacacaacaaaacaacgaaatcaaatatcaataagACAAATCAAGAAAACAACAATTCTACATGTGATGACGGTGAAGGACACAAGTGATTGTTGAAAAAATGAGATTCAAGTCCAAGGATTTCAGGTTTCACAGATATACATGAAAGGGATCAGAGTTAAAAACACCTTCTAAGTAGGTTAGTCAAATAACCAACTCAAAAAATGTTTCcactaatttcaaaactttcacCATACCACCTCATTGTTTAAAGAAGCTTGTAGAAACCGGTTTAAAAGCCTGTGCTAATAATTATGTTTTGCACTAGTATACATTTTTCTCTTCACACCAATTAATATTCGACAATGCCAAAAGTAAAttacataaaagtaaataaaagtgCCATGGAAATTGATTGTTCATTTCATCGTATACCAGCTAGTGTTGAATTTGTCTAAAATTAAATACTTTTACACAAAAAAGAACAATTGATCGGAGAGTGAGAGTACAACTACAGACGAAAGCAATCTTctgtattttaatataaaaacaaaacgaaAACTAGAAAGAATAATCTTAAAATGGTTTTATTTTACAAACTTAAAGAATGCTGtccttcctttaaaaaaaaaaaaaaagaatgctGGCCTAAATTGGTTTGTATTGCATATAATTTGCAATAGACAAATAAGCTCAATGAGGCTAAGCATGGACTTGAATTTCAAAACGAAAATATATGAGAATCACTCCAAACTCGGTAGCACCGACACGATACCGACAAGTATTATTAAGTTCaattaaatcattttaaaaatttagcaaTGTTGACATGTAAGTGTCGTGTTTGGTGTCTGTCTATGTgcttcattcatacaacttttgaaatatttcaCAATTGAAGTACTAAGATCATGCATGATATATGAAtgtaaaacaaattgaaaagtaATTACATAATTACATTGGATATGAAACTAGATAATGCATATAGTCAAAACCCTAACATTTAGATCTAGAAAAATGGAATAAGACAAAAACCCTAACAGCCgacaagaaaaaacaaacaaggtGTAAATTTAGGTGAAACCAAACTGTGTTAGGGATTTAGGTTTTAACAGAGACAAGGGAAAGGAAAGTGAATTTTTACCTGATAAGGGTTGACGGAGAAAATGTTTGTGTCGATCCGTCATAGTCACGGATATGTTCTTCTTCCTCCTGCGTCGCGTCGCGTGTGCCGTCAGTAGAAGGAGGATTGAGTGCGATAGGGTTCGCTTAACTGAATGAATGAAGAGAGGAAAGGGATTCGAGATGATGGGCTTCGCgccttatgtttttgttttatgtttttaggCTAAATTACAACAACATCCTTTAAATTTAGGGTgtatttgtttcaagtttactaaatttatttctaggaataacattccttagAATATAAAtatgggaattttattccagcgaatttaggaaaaatatgtttggttaactttataatatttctaggaaccataaaaatagggattataataggtaaactatttatgaatttattcacatctccatgggaactttattccaccattttccttgggaaattttttctattcccaggaacattttatacccgggaataaaatttaataaacttgtaacaaacataggcatatacattcctattattttattcccgggaatcaacaattataacttgaaacaaacacacccttaagaTTGTAATAGATTaacatttaagttattttagtgacaagtaaatttttaagtttgagatTTATAAcatagggtcttgttaacgactGCATTTGCGGTACTCTTTAAACATTCTAAAATAagcaataattttttaaaaaagttaaatgtttcGATTTCCAATATATTGATTATACACTTTTTCATAAATAGTTACTGCTTATAAGTGTCTCgggagcactcgttaacatttttctataacatattattcatataaattattttgttcacacgtaagtcttttaagtttgagaTTTGTAATAGATTgttcatttaagttattttggttacacataaatcatttaagtttgtaaacattttcgatTTAGTCATTCTACTACATCATCGTTTTTGTAATGTTTGGTTAACATAATGactaaattaaaaatgtttacaaatttaaaggacttatgcgtgacaaaaataacttaaagaacaaatatgttacaaacctcaaacttaaagaactTATTTCAgttatgtgtgaccaaaataactaaAAGAATTAATCTGTTACAAACCTTAAACCTAAGGATCCCTAGGCTAATTTAGCCAAAACGTTTACAGATTTGGACTTAtatgtgaccaaaataacttaaatgaccaatctgtcacaaacctcaaacttaaaggacttatgtgtaccaatttattacaaacctcaaacttaaaggatcctGGTGTAATTTAGACTTTTTTTATATTGGTCACGTTAAAATTTGCCTTATTTCAGGgaaataagtggggtgtcttgATTCGAACTTCGTTCCAGCATATATAAATAACTAGCGGAAAGACAACATTCAAATTTCCTCACTTTTTACCATTTGTTTATTgcattgaaattttgaaattataaacaatatttaaGGATATAATTAGAATTATGGGTGTTTGTGGTGCGGATTAGTTTGGTTTTAAGGATAAAAGTCATCTTAATTGCGAATAACATGCAATTTGGTTTAGATTGGttgaattttcaaataaaaatcaaatgatcAATACAAGAGAGAATGCCAACTTGTGAATTGGTGTTATGTATGACAACCTTAACAAGGTTACGAGCAACCATATTAATCTCTCTCCTAAAAAACTTGACAAAAGAGTTGTTATATTACATGATAAATTACTACGACATATGCATACAATGGAACATACCTAGGTTTATCATTGACTGACAAGTTAAAAGAGTCCACGACATCCTTCAAATTTAGAGAAAGATAACTTGTTTGAACTCTAACCCACTTCCACTCGATAATTACCCATAAGCCCGAAGACTCGTCCTCCTTAACATTCAAAATGTACCCTTAAACATTTCATACTCGTCCCTTAATCAAGTCTCAATTTCAACCTTATTATGTTGCTAAAAAAGGCATGTTGATATCCCATCCAATGAGCATGTGTGAGGTAGTGATACTTGAGGCGGACGAGGGCGAAGAATGGTCGCCAGTGCGCAAGGCATGATAATATGCACTCATGGAAGCTTCTAGGAAAACCGAATCACATCGAAATGAGAGGGGATCCTGAGGTTGTGTATGTATGAGATTGCATGATTAAAGGAAGGCTTgcaagaattgtttggtactagcTATAcaaacaagatgcatcttcttttcgatAGTCTATTCAATAAGAACTTCACTGTTAaacgtgcttgacttggagtagTCTTTGGATGGATGACATTCTGGGAAGTTTTCCAAAAAGCATGCGAATGAGGATGAAGCACGCTGAAAAGACTCTTGTTTGTTTGTAAGGTCAGTCATCATTGCTTAAAGTCATTTAGGATGTtacaagtggtatcagagcaaacCTCTCCCGGTACGATGTGGTTCGGAGACAAACCAAGCAGAAGCTGGTGGGCATGTAATACCCGAGG is from Medicago truncatula cultivar Jemalong A17 chromosome 1, MtrunA17r5.0-ANR, whole genome shotgun sequence and encodes:
- the LOC11431780 gene encoding uncharacterized protein isoform X2; this encodes MTDRHKHFLRQPLSGMEDPSADLKPDIAEPVDESLDFAKHFATDKEFTTRDDLLKWVRGEATKLGFGIVISKSNNRGTQTLLLECKRSGVYKKHSNRQDTRFKKCECPFRLRGYFLSSGVWELTVMCGKHNHEMMENLEDNPIAGRLNEEEMKLVHEMTNNTVRPKNILMTLKKRRADDGITIKQIYNARSRYNKSMKGPKSEELVDDDGVPKEDCSDISILPELEAIQIRFNNADYNTKILIKEQLHQIAFPETMAPCPPAEKENWDFYDFETCEI
- the LOC11431780 gene encoding uncharacterized protein isoform X1; the encoded protein is MNALIKFHQDALIKYHQELLSHIEHCMEDPSADLKPDIAEPVDESLDFAKHFATDKEFTTRDDLLKWVRGEATKLGFGIVISKSNNRGTQTLLLECKRSGVYKKHSNRQDTRFKKCECPFRLRGYFLSSGVWELTVMCGKHNHEMMENLEDNPIAGRLNEEEMKLVHEMTNNTVRPKNILMTLKKRRADDGITIKQIYNARSRYNKSMKGPKSEELVDDDGVPKEDCSDISILPELEAIQIRFNNADYNTKILIKEQLHQIAFPETMAPCPPAEKENWDFYDFETCEI